GGCGGGCGAACGCATCGCCTGTGACGCCGTGGTGCTCGCGACGGAGCTATCGGCCGCGTACCGCTTGCTCGGCGCGCGCCCGCGCCGTGTGCTGCCACTGCGGTACTCGCCTTCGGCCTTCGTGTTGCACGGGCACGCGCGCCGTTCCTGGCCGGAGCTGGAGCACCACACGGTCTTCTTCGGCGAAGCCTGGCATCGGACTTTCGCCGAGATAGTCCGCGAAGGCACACTGATGAGCGACCCGTCGCTGCTCGTGACCCGGCCGACCGCGACAGAGCCGGCGCTCGCCGGGGAAGGCGGCGAGATCGTCTCCGTGCTCGCTCCCGCGCCGAACCTGCGCACCGGCCGCCAGGACTGGGCGAGTATCGGCCCTGCCTATCGCGAAGAACTCCTTCGCACGCTTGAAGCCCGTGGGCTCACCGGGTTCGCCGAAGAGTTCACTGTGGACGAACAGCTCACCCCGGCGGACTGGGCGGCCCGTGGGCTCGCCGCGGGCACGCCGTTCTCTCTCGCGCACACCTTCGCCCAGACCGGCCCGTTCCGCCCCGCCAACCTGGTACGCGCGGCAGGCAACGTGGTGCTCGCCGGCTGCGGCACCACGCCCGGCGTCGGCATCCCGCCGGTGCTCATCTCCGGACGTCTCGCCGCGGAAAGGATCACCGGACGGTGACCGAGCTGGACGCCGCCGGCATCACAGACCCCGGCCTGCGAGCCGCTTACCTCGAATGCCGGCGCATCAACGCCCACCACGGCCGTACGTTCTTCCTCGCCACCCGGCTGCTTCCGGCGCGTGCCCGGCCGGCCGCGCACGCGCTGTACGGCTTCGCGCGTATGGCCGACGAACTGGTCGACAACCCCGAACCCGGCGTGGATCCGGCCGTGGCACTGGACAAGGTGGGCGACTTCGTCGACGAGGTGTACGGCGGGGTTGAGCCGGCCGAGCCCGTACTACGCGCCATGGCGGACACCGTGCGCCGCTATCGCATCGAGCGGACGCTGGTGGACGCCTTCCTGCACTCGATGCGGATGGACCTCACCGTCACCGAGTACGCCACGTACGCCGACCTCGCCGAGTACATCCACGGCTCCGCGGGCGTGATCGGGCTGCAGATGCTGCCGGTGTTCGGCACCGTCGGCCCGCTCGCCGAGGCCGAACCGGGAGCGGCCGCACTGGGCGAAGCGTTCCAGATGACCAATTTCCTGCGGGACATCGGAGAAGACCTCGACCGCGGCAGGCTGTACCTGCCGACCGGCGAACTGGCCGCGTTCGGGGTGGACCGGGAGGTCTTGCAGGCAGCGCGCCGCGCCGGGCGGCCGGACCCGCGGGTGCGGGCCGCGCTCGCCTTCACGGTGTCGCGCACGCGCGCCGTCTACCGCCGTGCCGAGGCCGGAATTCGGTTGCTGCGCCCGGAATCCCGGCCCTGTGTACGGACCTCGATGACGCTGTACGAGGGCATCCTGGACGAGATCGAGGCGATGGACTACGACGTGCTCGACCGCCGCGCGGTGGTCGGCCTCCGGCGGCGGCTCACGGTCGCGCTCCCCGCGCTCTGCGCCGGGTGGCTCCGCCGGAGTCAGGCGGCGCGCACGGGATCGGTCACGCGGCGCCGGACTCCGTACGCTCCGTGACCGCGGTCAGAAGGCCATGGCCTGGGCGCGCCGCTTGACCTCGGTGCCGTGGCTGGTGCGCAGGGCGTTGATCGGGGTGGTGCCCGGCAGCGTCTCGTCCGCGGTGAACAGCCAGCGCAGCATCTCGGTCCGGGTGAAACCCGAGTCGGCGAGCACGGTGATCGTGCCGGCCAGGCCCTTGACCACCCCGCCGGAGACGAAGAAATCGCCCGGTACGCACAGTTCGCCGTCCCGCCGCACCGCGATCAGGTGGCCGTCGCGCAGGAGCTGGCGCACCTTGTTCGCGGAGAGCCCCAGTGCGGCGGCCACCTCCGGCAGCGGCAGGACCGCGACCGCGGGGTCGAGGACGTCGTCGGCGACAGGTATCCCACTCACATGTGACACTGTGCCACATCGGGCCGGGTTCCCCACTGGTACGCCTGGGTGACCCACCCCCGGGCGCGGACTTTCCGTACGATTGCCCACCGTGACACGCACGGATCCGCTTCTCGTCGGCACTCTGCTGGACGGCCGCTACCGCGTGGACCGGCTGCTGGCCAAGGGTGGGATGTCCGCCGTCTACCGGGGGCTGGACACCCGGCTCGACCGGCCGGTGGCCATCAAGATCATGGACCCGCGGTTCGCCGACGATCGGTCGTTCGTCGACCGGTTCGTGCGCGAAGCGCGATCGGCCGCCCAGTTGCATCACCCGAACGTGGTATCGGTGCACGATCAGGGCTTCGCCACCCCGGCCGATCCCGATTCGGGCCTGGCGTTCCTGGTGATGGAGCTGGTCCAGGGCGGCACCCTGCGTGATCTGCTGGCCGAGCAAGGCAGGCTCGACGTGGCGCTCGTGTTCGGCGTGGCCGAGCCGGTGCTGTCCGCGCTGGCCGCGGCGCACGCGGCCGGGCTGGTGCACCGCGACGTGAAACCGGAGAACGTGCTCATCGGCCGCAGCGGTCAGGTCGGCGGCGGAGTGGTGAAGGTCGGTGACTTCGGCCTGGTGCGCGCCGTCGCCAGCGCGGGCACCACCAGCTCCAGCGTCATCCTCGGCACGGTCGCCTATCTCTCGCCGGAACAGGTGGGCACCGGCGCCACCACCGCGCGCGGCGACGTGTACGCCACCGGCATCCTGCTGTACGAGATGCTGACCGGCCGTGTGCCCTATGTCGGCGACACCGCGCTTTCGGTCGCGTACCGGCACGTGAACGACGACGTGCCGCGTCCGGGCGAGCTGCGGCCCGATCTGCCGGCCGCGCTCGACGAACTGATCGTGCGCGCCACCCGGCGTGATCCGGAGCTGCGCCCGGCCGACGCCGGGGAATTCCTCACCGAACTACAGGCCGTCCGCGCTCAGCTGGGCATCGAGCTGGCCACCGTGCCCGTGCCACCGCCGCCGGACGCCAGCCACGTCTCTGACACCGAACAGACGCTGCCGCGCATCCCGGCCGTCGCGGAGACGATGCCGATGTCCGGTCCACGCGGCACCCGTGCGCTGACCAGGGCGGTTCCTACGGGAGCGCCGCCAGTACCACCGCCGCCCGTGCCGCCGGTGCCGAGGGAAGAGCCGCCGGAGGAGCCGAAGCGACGCAGCCGCGGGAAGCTGATAACGCTGGTGGTCGCCGGGGTGCTCGTGCTGGGCGGGCTGATCGGCGGGTTCGCGTTCATGCTCACCGATTCCGGGTCGACCACGTCGAACGTGCCACGGCTCGTCGGGCTCACCCAGGCAGCCGCGGGCGACGCGCTGCGCGCGGCACAACTCAACCCGCGTTACAGCCAGGAGTTCAGCAACACCGTGCCGGCCAACACGGTGATCAAGACGAGCCCTGCGGAGGGCACGAAACTCGACCAGAACGCCACGGTGTCCGTGGTGGTGTCGAAGGGCCGGCCGAAGGTGCCCGACGTCCGCGTCGGCGCTTCGCTCGGCGAAGCGACGAAGGCGATCCAAGGCCAGCAGCTGACCGTCACGCAGGGTACGCCGGAGTACAGCGACACAACGCCGGAAGGCAGCGTGCTGAGCGTGAACCCCACAGCCGGTACTGCAGTCGACATCGGCAGCGCGGTGACGCTCGTGCTGTCCAAGGGGCCGGAGCCGTTGCCACCGGTGCCGGACGTCACCGGACGCCCGAAGGACGAGGCGTTCACCCTACTGCGCCAGTACGGCTTCACTCCGGTGGACGGCGGCGAAGAGGTCTCACAGACGGTCCCCTTGGGCAGTGTCACCCGCACCGACCCGGCGGCGAACTCGCCGGGCACCAAGCAGGTGAAGGTCTGGGTGTCCAATTCCGTCCAGGTGCCCGACGTGCGGTTCAAGCCGTTCGACGAGGCGGCGCAGATCCTCAAGGACGCGGGCCTCGACGTCGATCGCAAGGGCAACGGCAATGGAAACGGCGGCCATGGTGGCTTCGGCTTCGTCCTGCAGCAGGATCCGCAACCCGGCACGCTCGTCGCGAAGGGCACGAAGGTGCACATCCGCGGATGGGGTGACTGAGCCGTTCCTCCCCCGCCGCGGTGACCCGGCGTGATGACACCCGGCCGAGCCTCGGGAAAGCATCGCGACCTTCGGGGATGTCTGGGTACCGTAGCCGCATGGTGACCCCGAAGGGCCTGTACCTGCCCGCCCAGGCGCCGCCCCGGCACCCTGGGACGGGCGGGGCTCTGGCGACTCCCGCGCCGTGCGGGGCTGCCGCGACAGGGACCACAGCAACCGCTACGGTAAGTGATGCTTTTGCGACCCTCGGTATCCCAGCGTCCGGCGATGGTGCGGCGAAGGGACCGCCGGTGACGAACGGGCCTCTTGTGCCCCAGGAACCTCCTGCGCCTGGCCCCGCTCGGTATGCCCTGGCGAAGTCCGTGAAGGGGCCCTTCACGGACTCTGAGTCTGTGGAGGGCCCCTTCACGGCCCGCGGGGTCCGGTGCGGGACGGCGGCGGCCCGCCTCCGCAGGCCGCTGGGAGAGTTCGGGTGTGGTGAAGTCGGCCTGCGGCACTTGGCCGTGTCAGATGCTCTCCCCCGGCACGGCCGCCGATGAGCTTCTTCGGTGACGGTTCTCGCGAGCGTCCGCTGTTTCCGGTGCGGGAGCAGGAGTTGTTCGGGTACGAGGAGCGGCCGTGGATCGGGCCGCCGAGTGACCACATCGTGCCGGCGTTGCTGCCGTGGGCGATGCCGCTGGGGCGGGCCGAGCGCGCCATCGTGGCGTTGCGGGCGGTGGAGGTGTGGCCGGAGGCGATGACACTGGTGCTCGGCGTGTACTCGCGCGACGCCATGGAGGGCGGACCGCCGATCGCGCACCGGCGGGTGCCGGATTACCGTTCGCTGCTGGTCGGGGTGTCGTTCCCGGATGGCAGCCGGGCCAGTTCGGAGAGCATCTCGGTGCCCACCGCGGGGCAGCCGGACGAGCCGGTGCTGCGGGTGCAGGGTGGTGGCGGCACCCAGTTCCACCAGGAGCACCGGATTTTCGTGTGGCCGCTGCCGTCCGACGGGCAGATGGAGATCATCGTGCAATGGCTCGAACGGGGGATCCCGGAGACGCACAACGGGTTCGACGGCGCCCGCATCCGTGCCGCCGCGAACGAGGCCGGCGAGCTGTGGCCGGGACTGCCGCGACGTCCGGGAAACGGGGTCGCGATGCGCCAGATCGCGGGCTCGGCAGGGAGTTTCGGGCTGGCACCGCGACAACTACCGCAGCGCACTCCGCGGGCTGCTGCCCCAGGGGAGTGAACCGACGGGCAGTTAGCACCCGCGAAACATGCCGACCATCGTCCCGTCATGTCCGGGTGGTGTCGTGGGCCTTCTGCCGTTTCCCGCCGCAGGAGGACTCATGACGGCCACGCCGCTCAGCTCGCTCGACGTCGCATTCCTGTGCCTGGGCAGCGAAACCGCGCCCATGCACCTGGGTGCCGTGCTCACGTTCGCTCCCGCCGAGCCGGCCGATCCGGACCGGCTGGTCACCCTGCTCACCCGGCGCGCGGCGAAAATCCCCGAGCTGCGAAGGAAAACCCGGAGCACCCTGTTCCCGCCGGGCGCCGCGGCCTGGGTGGACGACCCGGATTTCTCGGCCGCGCGCCACGTCGACCACCACCGGCTGAGCACGCTGTACGAACCCGACCCGCTGCCGGAGTTCGCCTCCCGGTGGATTGCCGAACCCCTCGACCCAGACCGTCCACTGTGGAGCCTGACGGTGGCGACCGGCCTGCCGGGAAACGGTTTCGCCGTGCTGCTCAAACTGCACCACGCCCTCACCGACGGCGCGGGCGCCTACGCGATCGGCGTCGGACTGCTCGACGAGAACCACTCCGCCGCCCGCCGCCGCGCACCGCGTTCCCCACAGGGCGACCGCCACAAGGGTGCGGAATCCGGCAGGAATCACCCCATTTCGCGCCCGAGTTCGTCGTTCGACGTGCTCCGCGAGACTTCCGAATCCGGCGGCGACCACTCCGCCTCGCATCCGAGCCCGGCGCTCGGCGTGCGCCGCGGTGCTCCTGAGCCTGACAAGAGCCACCAGATCCCGAGCCCACCGCCCGGCGCACGCCGCACCACCTCTGAACCCGGCGACGGCCACCTGACCGCACAGCAGTGCGCGCCGCTCAACACTCACCGCACCATCCCCGAACCCACCGAAAATCACCCGATCCCGCACCCGAATCCACCATTCGACGCACGCCGCGACACTCCCGAGCCCGGCAGGCGCCACCCCACCGCGCGCCCACCGGCCAACGCACCCCACAGCGCCCCCGAACCTGGTACCGACCACCCCGCGCCAGCCACACCACTCGACATCCCAGAACCTCGCAAGAACCACCTCCCCACGCCCCATCCGCCTCCACCGCATGGCGCCCTCAGCAGCACCCCGGAACCCACGACCGGCCACTCCACGCCACGACTGCGCCCGCCACACGACGCACTCCACAGCACCCCGAAACCCACCAAGAGCACCACCGCGCACCCGAACCCACCACACGACACCCATCACGCCACCCCAGAACCCGCCAGCAACCACCTCACCCCGAACCCACCGGACGACGCACGTCACGCCACCCCGGAGCCCGCCACCAGCCACTGCCCCACACCGCGCTCGCGCCCACCGCACGACACCCACCACCACACCCCAGAACCCGCCACCAACCACCCCACCCCGCACCAATCCCCACCACACGACCACCGCCGCGACACCCCGAAACCGGCCCAGCCCCTCCCCCGCCCGCCCCGCCCCCGCTCGCCTCTCGAGGCCCTCCGCCACACGCTGGAGACGGCCACCATCGCCTCGTCCGTGGTCCGGGCCGCGCGGCCACCGCAGTCGCCGGTGATCGCGCCCGCCACCGCGGGGCGCAGGCTCGGGTTCGCTCAGCTGCCGCTCACCGACCTGCGCGGCATCCGCCGTGCGCACGGCGGCACCACCCACGACGTGGTGCTCGCCATCCTGTCCGGAGCGCTGCGCACGTGGTTGCTCAACCGCGGCGTCCGCGCCGACGACCGGACCCTGCGGGCGCTGGTCCCGGTCAGCGTGCGCGGGCGCGCCGCGGAGCAGACGGGCGGCAACAAGCTGTCCGGGTACCTGTGCGAACTTCCGGTGGGCCTGGACGACCCGGTACGCCGGCTGCACCGGGTCCGCACGGCGATGGCCCGCAACAAGGCGGCCGGTCCGCGCCGCGGCGCCGGAGCGTTCCCGCTCCTGGCCGAACGGGTGCCCACCCTGCTGCATCGCCTGGGCACCCGCACCGCCGGAATGGCTGCGCCCCTGCTCTTCGACCTCGTGATAACGAGCGTACCCGTGCCCGCGCCCCGCCTCACCCTCGATGGCGCCCCGCTGGCCCACGTCCACCCGTTCGTGCCGCTGGCCCCGCGGCAGGCGGTCGGCATCGCGGTCGCACCGTACCGGGACACCGTCCACATAGGACTTCAGGCGAACGCGGACGCGGTCCCGGACCTCGGCGCGCTGCGGGACGCGGTGGCCAAGTCCGCGGCGGAACTGGTGCACACCGGGTGATCGCTCAGCCGCGCAGCATCTCCGCGACGAGGAAGGCCAGTTCGAGGGATTGCTGGGTGTTGAGCCGCGGGTCGCAGGCGGTCTCGTAGCGGCCCGCGAGGTCCACGTCGGAGATCTCCTGTGCCCCGCCGAGGCATTCGGTGACGTCCTCGCCGGTGAGTTCGACGTGGATCCCGCCGGGATAGCTGCCGAGCTGGTGGTGCACCTCGAAAAAGCCCTGCACCTCGTCGACGATCCGGTCGAAGTGGCGGGTCTTGTAGCCGGTGGAGGCCTCGTGGGTGTTGCCGTGCATCGGGTCGCACTGCCAGATGACCTTGTGCCCGGAGGCCTCGACCTTCTCCACGATCGCCGGGAGCACGTCGCGGACCTTGCCGTTGCCCATCCGGGAGATCAGCGTCAGCCGGCCCGGTTCGCCGCGCGGGTCGAGCCGTTCCACGTACTCCAGCGCCTGCTCGGGCCTAGTGGTGGGGCCGATCTTGAGCCCGATCGGGTTGCTCAGCAGCTCGGCGAACGCGATGTGCGCGCCGTCGAGCTGGCGGGTGCGCTCGCCGACCCACAGAAAGTGCGAGGAAAGGTTGTACAGCTTGGGATTCGCCGCGTCGGCGTTGTCCATCCGCAGCATCGCGCGCTCGTAGTCCAGCAGCAGCGCCTCGTGGCTGGCGAAGATCTCCGTGGAGTGCAGCGAGGTGTCGGTGACCCCGCAGGCGTTCATGAACCGCAGGCCGCGGTCGATCTCGCCGGCCAGCGCCTCGTACCGCTCCCCGGCCGGGGAGGAGGTCACGAAATCCTTGTTCCAGTCGTGCACCTGGTGCAGATCGGCCATCCCGGCGCCGGTCAGCGCGCGGACCAGGTTCATCGCCGCGCCCGCGTTCGCATACGCGCGGATCATCCGGCCTGGGTCCGGCACCCGCAGCTCCGGCTTGGCCACCAGCGAGTTGATGATGTCCCCGCGATAGACCGGCAGGCCGAGCGCGTCGGTGGCGGCCGAGCGCGGTTTCGCGTACTGCCCGGCGATCCGGCCGACCTTGACCACCGGCAGGCTCGCCCCGTAGGTCAGCACCACCGCCATCTGCAGCAGGGTGCGCAGGTTCGCCCGGATGTGCGGTTCGGTGTTGGACTCGAACGTCTCCGCGCAGTCGCCGCCCTGCAGCAGGAACGCCTCACCGCGGGCGACCATCGCCAGCCGGTCCTGCAACCGGTCGATCTCGGCGGGCACGGTGATCGGCGGCACGCTCTCCAGCACCGAACGGACCCGCTTGGCCAGCTCGGCGTCCGGCCACTCGGGCTGCTGCGCGGCCGGCAGCGCCAACGCCGTGTCGAGCCGCGCACGCAGCTCCGGCGGCAACGGCGGAAGTTCGGGAAGCGTGTCGACGGGAACATCCACTGTCCAGTTCACAGATGTCAGGATAGGGTCTCGCGCGCTTCGCCGTGTCCGGTGGGCGGCTACCGGAGACCTACCCCACCCTCACCCCGCCGCAGCCAGGGGCCCGGCAAAGTTGATCGAGAACCCGTGATCAGCAGAGAGAACCGTGGCGTGCGCCGGACCTGTCCCGAAGTCTGTGAAGGGGCCCTTCACAGACTCAGAGTCCGTGAAAGGCCCCTTGACGGACCTTCACGGACCTCCGCCGTCCGCGCAGGTCCCTCCACACCAACTTTGCCGGCACCCTGCCGCCGCAGCGCTCAGATCAGCAGCTCCCCCTCGCGCACGACCACGCGGCCACCGGCCACCACCCAAGCCCGGCGCAGCACGCGGACCAGCGCGTCGGGCACGTTCTCCGCATCGAGCAGCACGATGTCGGCACGGCAGCCGGGCGCGAGATCGTGTTTCGCGCGGTCCACGAACGGGGCGGCCTGCATGGTGGCGAGCCGTACGGCGGTGGTCAGGTCCTCGTCGGTGCGCAGGCCGTGCAGCCGGGCGAAGCCGAGGGCGATGCGGAGCACATCGCCGTCGCCGAAGGGGGGACCAGAGGTCGCGGATCCCGTCCGTGCCGAGGCCGAGCGGGACGCGCGCGCGGCGAGATCCGGCCACGGCAGCGGGGCCGAACGGACCGGAGCGACCGTGGCGAGGGAGATTCCCGCCTCCTCGATCCGGTCGAGCAACTGCCGTTGCCGGGCCGGGAGTACCTCGCCGAGCGCGAAGCCGTGCGACACGGTCACCTTCCCCTGCAGTCCGATTCGGACGGTCCGGTCGGCGATCAGTTCGTAGTGGAACGCGCCGAGTTCACCGCTGTCGTGCAGGTGGATGTCGAGCCCGGCGCCCCGCAGCTCGGCGAGGTCGAACAGCGCGTCGAGCTGGGCCACCGGGTCGCGGTCGATCCCGGCCGGATCGATCCCGCCGATCCGGCCGGGATCGACCGCACTGCCGCGTCGAGCAGGGGGAGCACGCCGGGCCTGCGGATCACCCCGTCTTGCGGGAAGGCGACGATCTCGACGTCGACGGCGCCGTCAAGACGGGTCCGCGGCCTCGATGCCACGCAGGCCGATCCCCAGGTCGACGTCGACGTGGCTGCGCGTCGCCGTGGTGCCGTGCCGGAGGAATTCCCGCAGCACCGCCTCGGCGACCGGCACGCTCGGGATGCCGAGCCGGTCCCGCTCGGCACGTTCGTGCGCGATGCGGCCTTCGGTCGTCGTGATCCCGCCGTAAGGCTCCCACGGATGACCCCACCAGCTCTTGTCCACGTGGGCGTGCGCGTTGACGAATCCCGGGAGGGCGAGCCGGCCGCCACCGTCGATCCGGTCGGTGATTGCCGGGGCTGCCCCGGCCGGGCACACCCGGGTGATCCGGGCGCCGTCGAGCACCAGGTCGGAGAGTGGACCGCCCCAGGGACGCACGTCCGTGACGAGCAGCGAAGTCATGGAATTGGTATACCAAACGGGCGGCGGGTCCGGGTCGTGAATTTCCCTGGCCCGGCCGGGTACAACCGGGCCTGTTCCGGGTATTCACCCCAGGTGAACCGCCCTGGACCGGTGCGCTGGCTGCGTTACGTCTACGGTGGCCGCCTTCCCGACGACTACCGCGAGTGGGTGCTGCACGACACGACCACGGGAACCTGGCTGCTGCGAGCGGCTTTCCAGATCTTCGCGATCGCGCTGCCGTGGCTGGTCGCGGCGTTCTTCGTGCTCACCCTGCTGACCCCGCTGCCGGTCACGGTGGTGGTCGCGGCCCTGCTGATGTGCCTTGCGCTGAGCATGTTCCTCACCCTGACCAGCGCGGACGAGTTCGCCGAGGTCCGCCTCGCCAAGCACGGATTCCCTCCGGGCACCGGGAAGCTCGTGCGGAAACGCCGGGGCGGGCACTCGACCTGGCCGTGACAACCGTTCACCTGCGACACCTTCGGGCGGCGATTGGTTCACACAACCCGCACCGGATATCGAGTACACTGCTGTACCGCTTACTTTCAGTGCGGAACTCGTGACGAACCGTAGGCTGGCCGGGCAGGAGGTCACCCCGTGAACGGAAACGCGGCCACGGATACCGAGGGCTACGCGGCCCGGACCGACGCGGAGCTGCTCGGCGCGGTGCGGGCGGGCGATCATCAGGCGTGCGGGGAGCTGTTCCGGCGGCACGTGACGATGCTGCGCGGGATCGCGGGCGGCTGGGTGCGCCAGCCCGCCGAGCGGGAGGATCTGGTCGCCGAGGCGTTCGCCCGGGTGCTGAGCACGGTCGCGGCCGGCGGCGGCCCGGAGGCGAACGCG
This Amycolatopsis sulphurea DNA region includes the following protein-coding sequences:
- a CDS encoding phytoene/squalene synthase family protein — protein: MTELDAAGITDPGLRAAYLECRRINAHHGRTFFLATRLLPARARPAAHALYGFARMADELVDNPEPGVDPAVALDKVGDFVDEVYGGVEPAEPVLRAMADTVRRYRIERTLVDAFLHSMRMDLTVTEYATYADLAEYIHGSAGVIGLQMLPVFGTVGPLAEAEPGAAALGEAFQMTNFLRDIGEDLDRGRLYLPTGELAAFGVDREVLQAARRAGRPDPRVRAALAFTVSRTRAVYRRAEAGIRLLRPESRPCVRTSMTLYEGILDEIEAMDYDVLDRRAVVGLRRRLTVALPALCAGWLRRSQAARTGSVTRRRTPYAP
- a CDS encoding Rv2175c family DNA-binding protein; this translates as MSGIPVADDVLDPAVAVLPLPEVAAALGLSANKVRQLLRDGHLIAVRRDGELCVPGDFFVSGGVVKGLAGTITVLADSGFTRTEMLRWLFTADETLPGTTPINALRTSHGTEVKRRAQAMAF
- the pknB gene encoding Stk1 family PASTA domain-containing Ser/Thr kinase; this encodes MTRTDPLLVGTLLDGRYRVDRLLAKGGMSAVYRGLDTRLDRPVAIKIMDPRFADDRSFVDRFVREARSAAQLHHPNVVSVHDQGFATPADPDSGLAFLVMELVQGGTLRDLLAEQGRLDVALVFGVAEPVLSALAAAHAAGLVHRDVKPENVLIGRSGQVGGGVVKVGDFGLVRAVASAGTTSSSVILGTVAYLSPEQVGTGATTARGDVYATGILLYEMLTGRVPYVGDTALSVAYRHVNDDVPRPGELRPDLPAALDELIVRATRRDPELRPADAGEFLTELQAVRAQLGIELATVPVPPPPDASHVSDTEQTLPRIPAVAETMPMSGPRGTRALTRAVPTGAPPVPPPPVPPVPREEPPEEPKRRSRGKLITLVVAGVLVLGGLIGGFAFMLTDSGSTTSNVPRLVGLTQAAAGDALRAAQLNPRYSQEFSNTVPANTVIKTSPAEGTKLDQNATVSVVVSKGRPKVPDVRVGASLGEATKAIQGQQLTVTQGTPEYSDTTPEGSVLSVNPTAGTAVDIGSAVTLVLSKGPEPLPPVPDVTGRPKDEAFTLLRQYGFTPVDGGEEVSQTVPLGSVTRTDPAANSPGTKQVKVWVSNSVQVPDVRFKPFDEAAQILKDAGLDVDRKGNGNGNGGHGGFGFVLQQDPQPGTLVAKGTKVHIRGWGD
- a CDS encoding class II 3-deoxy-7-phosphoheptulonate synthase — protein: MNWTVDVPVDTLPELPPLPPELRARLDTALALPAAQQPEWPDAELAKRVRSVLESVPPITVPAEIDRLQDRLAMVARGEAFLLQGGDCAETFESNTEPHIRANLRTLLQMAVVLTYGASLPVVKVGRIAGQYAKPRSAATDALGLPVYRGDIINSLVAKPELRVPDPGRMIRAYANAGAAMNLVRALTGAGMADLHQVHDWNKDFVTSSPAGERYEALAGEIDRGLRFMNACGVTDTSLHSTEIFASHEALLLDYERAMLRMDNADAANPKLYNLSSHFLWVGERTRQLDGAHIAFAELLSNPIGLKIGPTTRPEQALEYVERLDPRGEPGRLTLISRMGNGKVRDVLPAIVEKVEASGHKVIWQCDPMHGNTHEASTGYKTRHFDRIVDEVQGFFEVHHQLGSYPGGIHVELTGEDVTECLGGAQEISDVDLAGRYETACDPRLNTQQSLELAFLVAEMLRG
- a CDS encoding DUF5313 family protein, with protein sequence MNRPGPVRWLRYVYGGRLPDDYREWVLHDTTTGTWLLRAAFQIFAIALPWLVAAFFVLTLLTPLPVTVVVAALLMCLALSMFLTLTSADEFAEVRLAKHGFPPGTGKLVRKRRGGHSTWP